The proteins below come from a single Acinonyx jubatus isolate Ajub_Pintada_27869175 chromosome A1, VMU_Ajub_asm_v1.0, whole genome shotgun sequence genomic window:
- the SRP19 gene encoding signal recognition particle 19 kDa protein, translating to MACAAARSPADQDRFICIYPAYLNNKKTIAEGRRIPISKAVENPTATEIQDVCSAVGLNVFLEKNKMYSREWNRDVQYRGRVRVQLKQEDGSLCLVQFPSRKSVMLYAAEMIPKLKTRTQKTGGGDQSLQQGEGSKKGKGKKKK from the exons ATGGCTTGCGCTGCTGCACGGTCCCCGGCCGACCAGGACAG ATTCATTTGTATCTATCCCGCTTATTTAAATAACAAGAAGACCATCGCGGAGGGGAGGCGAATCCCCATAAGCAAG GCTGTTGAAAATCCTACAGCTACTGAGATTCAAGATGTGTGCTCAGCAGTTGGACTTAACGTATTCCTTGAG aaaaataaaatgtactctaGAGAATGGAATCGTGATGTTCAGTACAGGGGCCGAGTCCGGGTCCAGCTCAAACAGGAAGATGGCAGCCTCTGTCTCGTACAGTTTCCATCAC GTAAGTCAGTAATGTTGTATGCAGCGGAAATGATACCTAAACTAAAAACAAGGACACAAAAAACAGGAGGTGGTGACCAAAGTCTTCAGCAAGGAGAGGGAagtaaaaaagggaaaggaaagaagaagaagtga